The DNA window GCGGGTAGCCACAGCGTTGTTGGTTCAAGAAATCACTCTTTCACCGCTTCAGTGTAACAAACAAATTGTTATCTTAGTGACGTTGGTATTGGTAACTTGTCCCCTTACTCATTCTAAACACCGGAccgagagaagagaagagaagataaGTCTATCGCGGCCTCCGAGAAAACTGGAACTAAAAGGTCCACCTCCGCCTTGGATCCAAGAAACTGGCCTCTTCCCGCATTCCATTGCTCTTCTGGGGGCAACGCTAGTTTCTTTTTGTGCTGAAGATGGCGCAAGAGAACGCCTGGAGTATGATCCAACGAGATGGAGCTGAGTTGTCTGACATCACTGTCAAGAGTCCACCTGTAACGTCTCTAGCCTGAGACTTGCACCAGTGCCTGTTAAGGGATACTTGGACATGTACATGCACCCTCCATTCTAACATTCCCCTGATCGTCCCCTTCTTCTGACTCGCCATGGAAAACTAGAAAATTCAATCACGACGAATCAAAAGGGTTGTTATTCTGTTGaattttaaagataaaaaattAGCTACTAATTTCTACCCGCCTCACCTTTACCCTCAACCTCCCCCCTTGTTCCATGTTCCTTGTCATGTTGATTGTCTGAACCggtacggaaggccacagggagcagtgtcccaaaagtgcggatACGACATTTTTTTGATATAATAACCCCTTCCGTACGGACCCGTTAGAGAGATATTTTTTGTGATCGTtagataagataaggttcGCTGACGTAAGCAGGTCACGTGCCCACGCGATCGCGCTATCAATTTCGTGATagcttcctttccttttttttccttctccacACAACACACAACAAGGTAAGAATACCCTTCCTTTGAACCCCAATAGCACCCCCAATACGCCCTTTCATGAcctgatatcacgatattcGGTTTCGCATTGCTTCAAGCTTCAATTTGCACTATTTTTTACCCTATTTACACCATTTGCGACCGAAAAAAGCTGCCCTTCAAATTGAATCTTGAAAACTGACGCGTGTGAAATAGGTGTGCTACGCAAAGCACCCAAACCACACCGAATTCGCGAATCTACCCTCTCGTACTGCCTACTACGATGGCCCCTCGAAGTGCTGCTAAGTCGGCGCAGAGTGGCAAGGCTGCTCGTGGAAGGGCAAAGAAGGCATCACGATCCCGTACGAATGTGCCTACTTCCGAAACTGAGGAAACCGTACTCAACGATACGGCCGAGTCTTCTACGCCTACCAATTCTGCTAAGTCAAGCAAGAAGACTCCTCCGCGCAAGAAACCGCCCCCTCGTACGCCTGCGAACGAgaacgaagatgacgacggaAGTGAgactgacgacgatgacgatgttaCGATTACGCACGTAACCAATTTGAAGGAATTCGGTCCCCAGGCTGCACAGCTTCTTCCGGAAAAGCTCTTTGGCATTGCAATTTCTGAAATCGACTTTCGCACTTCCGTACGGCCTCAAGAAGCTAAGAAGTTTACCATTTGGGCTTTTTTGCGTGCCCTACGAGGTTGCTCTGTCAAAGGTCTTGAGGCAGTCAAGAAAGATCAGGTAAACACTATATTGATATAATATGTTTACGTACTTACACGTATAGGAACCTCGACCTCTCGTATTGCGTACTAAGAAgtcgaaggaaaagagtGAGATTGAGTACGTTCTCAATTTTACTAGTACGCAGAACTGCGACGCTATGCTTCGCTATCTCTTTGGCGAGGAGGTAATGGACGACGATGGCAACCCCAAGGTGTGCGAGAAGTGTTTGAAGGGCAACGGAGCACTAATTGGCTGTATTGTTGGAAACGGTGCCTCCTCCTGTGCCAATTGTGATTGGAATCGCTCTGGTGCCGCCTGCTCCTTTACGAGTACGTACGAAGCTATAtgtttttctatttaattatactgACTTTTTCTTAGACTCTCCCCGCAAGCGTAAGCATGCCaagagcgacgacgaggacgatgacgacagcgGCTCAGACATCTTGGAGGGTATTGACCGCAAGACCTGCCTCAAGATTGCTGCTATCTTCCGTAAGGCTactgacaagaagaagaagaagcatacTTGAACGTACGTAACATATATATTTACGTATTATTGTATACTAATTTGTAGTAGGGTCTTTTACTGTATGCCTTTGACTTAAAAGTCTGAAGGCTATTTTTGATGATTTACGAGGGAACGATTAATTTGCTGGCAATGGGGACCACAGTTACAGATACGTAGGGATACGAAGCCCTATTATATAGGCATACGAAGCAGTACGATACCCTTAGGTCGTTTAATGAAATTCTTTGCTTTATTATATGTTTACAGtgaatatactatatatataaaattgcCTTAGTATAgaagttaaaattaaagtaaaagtgcTACGTACGTAATCTGAAAATTGAAGTAAAAATGCTACGTACGTAATCGTACGATTCCCCTCTAAACTAGGGCAATTACGTACGTAGCATTTTTACTtcaatttttataattaaatccctCAAAACCTTTTACGTTTTtcctttattctctttttcttttctagttATAATTCTGAAAGATTATCTTTACGTATTATGTCTTTTGGTCGCCCTACGGTTAATCTTGAACCATTTCGTGTTCAAATTGAACAGTGGAAATACACTGATCAATTAACAATAAGGCAGATTCTAGAGTCCCTTACGAATCAGTTCAATATCAGAGTAGGCCGTTCAACATTATATCGGTCTATACAACAATGGGCTTTAGACTCTTCCCTAGGCAGTCAACAGGTCAAAAACACAGAAGATTCAGAGCAACTACGTCGACGAATTACAGAATTATTCTACGATCAGGTCCTCAATGACCGTTATATGCTTCTACGACTACAAACGgaaggctttattattacaaAGACCGGCCTTGAGCGTATTCGACGAGATTTGGGGCTTTGGAGGCGTCAAACACCAGAAATGTCTTCTACGATAAAGACCAAATTATACAATTTCTTCGAAAACGAAAACGAATTGCATACAAAGCTTCAAACCTTTGGTCGTACATACCTCTATGTTTACGTACGCCAGCACCAATTTATCCTAAGCCGCAAAGCCCTCTATGAATGTTATCGAGAATTTATGCCTACGAACGTATCCGATCGATGGCATACGATGAAGCATCGCCGAACCGGGTGGGCACCAGCTGGGCCTGACTTTATTTGGTcccttgatgcatatgatAAGTTAAAGGCTTGGGGCATTGAGATTTATGCTGCAATTGATGCTTATTCACGGTATATTACGTGGTTCTATTGTGGTATATCAGCAAATACATCACGAAGTGTTGTAGAGCAGTATCTTTATGCCCTTCAACAACGGGAGACTATGCCGTATCTTATTCGGTCTGATCGTGGCAATGAGACTCTTTTAATGGCCGGTGCACATTATTACCTTTCGCAAGCGCAAGTACGTAAACGGAATAATACGACACTGGATCAAGTGCAATTTGACGATGTTTGGATCTATGGCAAAAGTACGCATAATGAGAAGATTGAAAGCTGGTGGCTTCGATTAAGTAAAGGAAGGGCTAAGTTTTGGCGCGTAcgtatatttacttattatttaatattataactaataaTCTATAGGAATACTTCAGTATTATTACTGCTGAAGGCCAGTTTTCACATGATTATCTATCAGACCGTATtgctatattatatctatatatgcCAATTATACGAGAAGAGCTCACTGAGTTCGTACGTATATGGAATGTGCACTATATACGCAAACAGGCCAATAGACCTCATGTGAACCCAGGGCAACCTTGGAATCTTTACTTCCAGCCAGAAGCAAAGGACTCCAAAAGCTATGCAGAAGCTATTCCAATGGATCGACTACAGACCCTTTTGAATATCTTTGAAAGCGATTCTATTGATTTGGATGCGTATTTGCCCAAGGATACAATTGCAGTTTGTAATACTATCCTTGAAGGTCAAGATAACTTCCCAATTGATAGCCCTATGCAACCAAAGTATTCAGTATACCTATTTTTACGGGCTCAATTggagatatatattacccTAAAGAAAGAGCCTTTTATTGGGCTTTTGGATATCCCTACGGGTGGTATAAATCGCGTACGAGATCATTTGGCAACATATGatattgatgttgatataCTCGAAAGTATTCCATCGGAAAATGTGGAGGAATTTGATCATCGGTTCTAGTGTATTTGATAGTAATTGGAAGCAATTTAAAGCAATTTAAAGCAATTATAGaactatttaactattaCGAGGATTCCTTCCTCGCTTTGCCCGCGTAGGGAGCACTTTCCGTTCAATCCCTTTCTTCTTAATTGGCCGATTCTCCTCAATTGGCTGTTCATCTGGCCCTTCTTCCTCAATTGGCTGCTCATCTGGCCCTTCCTCCTCAATTGGCTGCTCAACTGCAATGATATCTTCTTGATAGGTTGCTAATATTGCCGAAGTATCACTTTCATTGCCGTTATCTTCCCAAGTGAATGATACAGCATCGGCAGTATTATTATCCTCCGTTTTAACCTCCTCTTTGATACCGTATTCTCTTTTAACAGAAGATACGGGTTCATTCTTGATCTTAGAAGCCACCTTACGTTTACTTGGAGCACAAGGCTCTAAGTCAGCAATAGGCTCTGCTTGCCTTTTTGCACGTTTACGTACAGGCTTAGTTGAATCAATTGGGAAGTCTGACATAGGCAATACGTTAAAGTTAAAGAACGTAAAGCTAATAGGACTATTGGGCCTTTTACGAATTGCAATATTTGCTGCTTCAAAGAATGAGCTTAGTGATACTGCTTCGTATACACTATCATTGAACTCAAACGGGCCAATTGTAGGCCCTGAATTGGAAAATGATGATACAACCTTCCAATCCATTGAAAGAAGCTCCTTCTTGCAGGTCCCTACAATGAATTCAATCATTGCCTTGTGCGATGGAAATGTAGATGCTAATACGGCCTTGAATTTGGCCGTATGTCTTGCAACACAGTAGGCCTTCCCTGCGTAAATCGGGATTTTATATGATTCGTTTATTGCTTTTAGGTATCCATCACAGATCCAAAATGCAGCAACGAAATCGATCGTAATTGGGGTCGTACGGCCAGTTATTGCAATACTTCGTCGCTGACTCTCAACGGCAGCAGCTTGGGCTTGTGCATAGCTAATAGGCATTGGTCTTGTTCTGACTGAAGGAATTGTCATCGCATTGCCTCGTACTTGTGTGTTTGGGGTCGTAGGTGGTGAGTCGAGTGTTAAATCGAttgtagaagaagaagtagatAACAAAGGGAGCCGTTGGCAGCATAACGGGCAAAAATTGGCCGATGGGTATTGTGACCGAATATCTGCATGGCGACTGCCATCTTCTGGGCAAAAGGCCGTCATCAGGGAGAGGGATTAATGCAATTTGATGCATTACGGGAGTAAAATGGCATCGTACGGTGCCGTACGGACTCGTACGAGCTTGTGTTGTTACTAAGGGCTCATGACCTAATTGCGGACTTCAGTAGGGAGATATGTTTTGatataatactatctatTCGTATTACTGTATAGATAAGTGACTAATGACACATTGGTGTCaatagagtaagaaaaaatgTCGTatccgcacttttgggacactgccccctgtggccttccgtaacCGGGATTGCTAATCGCTGCAACGTTTTTTCTTGACCCTTCAAGAAAGTCTCTCCCTCACATATATCTTcattccttttcttttctccctgctgttctttctttttcttaatctCGGGATTGAAACAGAGACAGCGTGTTCAAAAAACTGGTTATCACGACCACTACCATCCGTTGCAACCCAACCGAACCGAACTACCGGGCCCAAAAACAAGGCTACGAAGCTTAAAGAACCGCGACCGCCTTTGCGACTGTCAACAGTAAACAAACCTCGACTTTTATCTATAATTACGACGGGCAATTCAGCTCGCAATTACCATTGATCGACTGGTTCGAGTCGATATTCAACACTCCTTTAATCTATCGTCATTATTCGTTTACACCAAACACACGATCACTATCAATACGTAGAACATCGATAAAACTACAAACATGTCCAAGCGCACCTTTTCCGTCAACGACTGGGCTTCCCAGGAAGCGAAGATGGAATCTCCATCCGAGTCGTCTACCTTAGCCGAAGGCTCAACAGCCAAGTCACAGACTGCCAGCGAAGCAGGCGCCATCCACATACCTCAGCCCCAGCGGAATCGCAGCATGAGCCTTTCTATGCCATGGCGACGACCCAAGTCATTTGCTTTTGTACACGACCATTCTCATACTCATAATCATTCGCAAAACTTATCTCGACATTTTACCGATCTCGCTATCGAAGACCCCGAAGACGACATGCACGATTCaaatcaacaacaccaccacaCCCCTGGTAAACAGATCAAGGGCATGTTCCGACGTGCTTCGCTCTCCATTAACCGCATGGTCCACCGTCGATCTTCTATTGTCGAGGACACGGAAGAGACGGTCGACTCCAGCCGACCTACCACTTCTTACACCGGTGCGCATTCGACTTGGAATCGACTTCGACAAGCTACCATGCGGCGTTCACGATCAATTTACGGCTTTGACCTGCACCGCGAGACCTACCACGAGAACCCTTCTCAACTGCCTATTCCTGGCTTTGGTGGCGAGCCGCCCGTCGTTCCCACTAACTCTGGAGCTGCTGCCAAGGCATCGGCTGCAATGCAGAACGAGTACCGCCAAGGCCTCTACAACATGTGGTTGAACCCCAGAACTAACGACGAAAGCAACGATCGTGAGAGTGGTATCGGAATTACGGTGACCCTTCCTGGTGTCGAATCCGAAGAAAACGAGACGGAGCAGAACACTGCTATTAGCACGATCGACTTTATTTCCAGGCTCCCTGCTGAGCTCGCCATTCATGTCCTCGCGAATCTCGATGCTACTGCCCTTACCAAGGCCGCTGTGGTATGCAAGAGCTGGAACAAGATTGTGAGCAACCAACACATTTGGCGCGAGTCTTGCCTTCGAGAAACAACCACCACCTATGCGACTAGCGAGCCTGTCGCGCCCGGAAGTGGCCTCGGAGTTCCTGCTGTTTCGCCTGTCAATGACTGGAGAGAAATCTACCGCGTCAAGCAGGAGCTGAACCAGCGGTGGAAGACCGGCCAAGCCAGACCTGTCTATCTGAATGGACACAAAGATAGTATCTATTGCCTTCAGTTTGACGAGTAAGTCAAAAACCTAGCATCCTCATTTTGGACCATACTGACTTTGACAGACATAAAATCATCACTGGTTCCCGCGACAAGACTATCCGTATCTGGGATATGCACACCCTTCAATGCAGTCTTGTCATCGGACCTCACGAGGTCATCAATGAGCTCGATGTTCTCTACGACGAGGAGGACCAGCCCACTCATTTTGCTTCGGGCTCTGAGAATGAAAagaccaacttttctgtGCCTGCCATCAGGTCTTTCCCAACTTGTCACATGGCGTCTATTCTGTGCCTTCAGTACGACGACGAAATTCTCGTTACTGGATCTTCTGACTCTACCTGCATTGTTTATGACGTGCGTGCTGGGTATGAACCCATCCGCCGACTTCGACACCATACAGCGGCCGTTCTCGATCTTGCTTTTGACGACAAGCATATCGTGACCTGCAGCAAGGACTTTACCATTTGCGTCTGGGACCGCAACACGGGTGACTTGATCAAGCAGCTTCGAGGTCACAACGGCCCCGTCAATGCAGTACAGATGCGGGGCAACACCATCGTGTCCTGCTCGGGAGATTTCCGCGTCAAGTTGTGGAACATCGAGACGGGTAAGAACATTCGCGAATTTACTGGGCACACCAAGGGCCTGGCCTGTTCTCAATTCTCCGAGGATGGCCGATACATTGCATCTGCCGGTAATGACAAAGTGATCCGTATCTGGGATGCCAATACCGGCGAGTGTCT is part of the Fusarium poae strain DAOMC 252244 chromosome 4, whole genome shotgun sequence genome and encodes:
- a CDS encoding hypothetical protein (BUSCO:14810at5125), whose protein sequence is MSKRTFSVNDWASQEAKMESPSESSTLAEGSTAKSQTASEAGAIHIPQPQRNRSMSLSMPWRRPKSFAFVHDHSHTHNHSQNLSRHFTDLAIEDPEDDMHDSNQQHHHTPGKQIKGMFRRASLSINRMVHRRSSIVEDTEETVDSSRPTTSYTGAHSTWNRLRQATMRRSRSIYGFDLHRETYHENPSQLPIPGFGGEPPVVPTNSGAAAKASAAMQNEYRQGLYNMWLNPRTNDESNDRESGIGITVTLPGVESEENETEQNTAISTIDFISRLPAELAIHVLANLDATALTKAAVVCKSWNKIVSNQHIWRESCLRETTTTYATSEPVAPGSGLGVPAVSPVNDWREIYRVKQELNQRWKTGQARPVYLNGHKDSIYCLQFDEHKIITGSRDKTIRIWDMHTLQCSLVIGPHEVINELDVLYDEEDQPTHFASGSENEKTNFSVPAIRSFPTCHMASILCLQYDDEILVTGSSDSTCIVYDVRAGYEPIRRLRHHTAAVLDLAFDDKHIVTCSKDFTICVWDRNTGDLIKQLRGHNGPVNAVQMRGNTIVSCSGDFRVKLWNIETGKNIREFTGHTKGLACSQFSEDGRYIASAGNDKVIRIWDANTGECLREMRAHENLVRSLHIDSVSGRLVSGSYDTDIKVWDMETGHQLLDFPKWHASWVLSAKSDYRRIVSTGQDPKILIMDFGAGVEGIQNIESVKPVELNGGFI